The following proteins come from a genomic window of Oceanivirga salmonicida:
- the thiI gene encoding tRNA uracil 4-sulfurtransferase ThiI has protein sequence MIENKMNINIDDINSLGLGYGELALKGNNRGVFENTIKLAINNKIKMLDFKCELINDMSKLFLVFEKGRAEEVLNAIKNVFGINNITFCIKIDTDIEIIKQNIEIIASKIYENGARTFKVTTNRANKTFLENSMEISKNLGAHILINTEFTKVQMKKPDVLFNVDIRKNTYIYTKKIKAYGGLPLGTAGKGLSLLSGGIDSPVASFLIAKRGMKLSYVTFHSFPFTSKKSLEKIEELVKILTAYNAKSVFYKFNILKMQQAIKKYTNNDYATILNRRCMMKLANRLANDRGLKALITGESLGQVASQTLGGLTCTNASVDIPVFRPLIGLDKIEIIEKANEIGTYNKSIEPHEDSCSLFAPKHPITNPLLENILLEEAKIDEYDEIMNEIYDNMEYTVVNYE, from the coding sequence ATGATAGAGAATAAAATGAATATAAATATTGATGATATAAATTCTTTGGGCTTAGGTTACGGAGAATTAGCATTAAAAGGAAATAATAGGGGTGTATTTGAAAATACAATTAAGCTAGCCATAAATAATAAAATTAAAATGTTAGATTTTAAATGTGAATTAATAAATGACATGTCTAAATTATTTTTAGTTTTTGAAAAAGGTAGAGCAGAAGAAGTTTTAAATGCTATAAAAAATGTTTTTGGAATAAATAATATAACATTTTGTATAAAAATAGATACAGATATTGAAATTATAAAACAAAATATAGAAATTATAGCGAGTAAAATTTATGAAAATGGAGCAAGAACATTTAAGGTTACAACTAATAGAGCCAATAAAACTTTTTTAGAAAATTCTATGGAAATTTCTAAAAATTTAGGAGCCCATATTTTAATAAATACTGAATTTACTAAGGTACAAATGAAAAAACCTGATGTTTTATTTAATGTAGATATTAGAAAAAATACATATATATACACAAAAAAAATAAAAGCATATGGTGGATTACCATTAGGAACAGCAGGAAAAGGACTATCATTATTATCAGGTGGTATTGATAGTCCAGTTGCTTCATTTTTAATAGCTAAAAGGGGTATGAAGTTATCTTATGTAACTTTCCATAGTTTTCCATTTACATCAAAAAAATCGTTAGAAAAAATAGAAGAACTAGTAAAAATACTAACGGCTTATAATGCTAAATCAGTATTTTATAAATTTAATATATTAAAAATGCAACAGGCAATAAAAAAATATACTAATAATGACTATGCAACTATATTAAATAGAAGATGCATGATGAAGTTAGCAAATAGATTAGCAAATGATAGAGGGTTAAAAGCATTAATTACAGGTGAGAGTTTAGGTCAAGTTGCATCACAAACATTAGGTGGATTAACTTGTACAAATGCTTCGGTAGATATACCAGTATTTAGACCCTTAATAGGGCTAGATAAAATAGAAATTATAGAAAAAGCCAATGAAATAGGAACATACAATAAATCAATAGAACCACATGAGGATTCATGTAGTTTATTTGCACCTAAGCACCCTATAACTAATCCTTTATTAGAAAATATATTATTAGAAGAAGCAAAAATAGATGAATATGATGAAATAATGAATGAAATATATGATAATATGGAATATACGGTGGTAAATTATGAATAG
- a CDS encoding Bax inhibitor-1/YccA family protein: MYYDIEYGNTSVSEIVSEKMKVMFLILTTALLVTLGIVIMITQNDDFIILAAESFQALIFLELGIAFALSFMAYRANKVLLLVFLYIYAILTGATLSVFTLIFTPASVIGVLSGTVALFTVLTVYGYVSKIDMSNYRTLLFVGLITLIIVTIINIFLRSSVLDTLISFAGVAIFIIYTVYDTNVIKNNIMVLAHNGETEIIDRIAIIGAFSLYLDFINLFIYLLRLFGKKK; this comes from the coding sequence ATGTACTATGATATAGAATATGGAAACACAAGTGTTTCAGAAATAGTTAGCGAAAAAATGAAAGTAATGTTTTTAATTTTAACAACAGCATTATTAGTTACATTAGGAATAGTTATAATGATAACACAAAATGATGATTTTATTATATTAGCAGCAGAATCGTTTCAAGCATTAATTTTTTTAGAATTAGGAATAGCTTTCGCATTATCATTTATGGCATACAGAGCTAATAAAGTATTATTGTTAGTATTTCTGTATATATATGCAATTTTAACAGGTGCAACATTATCAGTTTTTACCCTTATATTTACACCAGCTAGTGTTATAGGTGTTTTAAGTGGTACAGTAGCATTATTTACTGTTTTAACAGTTTATGGTTATGTTTCTAAAATAGATATGAGTAATTATAGAACTCTACTTTTTGTAGGATTAATTACACTTATAATAGTTACAATTATAAACATATTTTTAAGAAGTAGTGTACTAGATACATTAATATCATTTGCAGGAGTAGCAATATTTATAATTTATACAGTTTATGATACTAATGTTATAAAAAATAATATAATGGTATTAGCACACAATGGTGAAACAGAAATAATAGATAGAATAGCGATAATAGGAGCATTTTCATTGTATCTTGATTTTATAAATCTTTTTATATACTTATTAAGATTATTTGGAAAAAAGAAATAA
- the thrS gene encoding threonine--tRNA ligase, which yields MIEIKLPDGNMKQIQKGISVIEFAKTISTSLAKKTVGAIFNEVQVDVSYILNENGQIKLITLDDELGLHILRHSTTHIMAQAVKRLFPNVKLGIGPVIENGFYYDFDPESPFTDEDLVKIEKEMNKIIKENYKFERHEFSNKELIDKYTKENEIYKVEIINGLEGNTSSAYTQGEFFDLCRGTHLPSTGYVKAFKLMSHAGAYWRGKSDNKMLQRIYGVAFTTKKELEDYLHMLEEAEKRDHRKLGKQLDLFMLDEHAPGSPFFMPKGMDLFLRLQELWRKEHIKAEYKEIRTPMMLDKELWEISGHWKNYKENMYTSEIDEKAYAIKPMNCPGTVLAFKSSLRSYKDLPLKLAEMGYVHRHEFSGALHGLMRVRAFTQDDTHIFCTKEQIEEQIIEIINLYDRYYTLFGFEYNIELSTKPEKAIGEDSLWELAENSLISALNVAGKEYKLNPGDGAFYGPKIDFKMKDSIGRIWQTGTIQLDFNLPNRFEAKYIGSDGEKHTPVMIHRALYGSLERFMGILIEHYAGAFPVWLAPVQARILTISKDQTKYAQDLYNRLKGEGFKVELDIRDEKIGYKIREANADQKIPIQLVIGQKEVDNNEVNVRRFGSMKSNSMGVEEFITMLTKEVNIEI from the coding sequence ATGATTGAGATTAAATTACCTGATGGAAATATGAAACAAATACAAAAAGGGATTAGTGTAATAGAATTTGCAAAAACAATTTCAACAAGTTTGGCTAAAAAAACAGTTGGTGCAATATTCAATGAAGTACAAGTTGATGTATCATATATTTTAAATGAGAATGGACAAATCAAATTGATAACATTAGATGATGAATTAGGGTTACATATATTAAGACATAGTACAACTCATATAATGGCACAAGCTGTAAAAAGATTATTTCCTAATGTAAAATTAGGAATAGGACCAGTTATAGAAAATGGATTTTATTACGATTTTGATCCTGAAAGTCCTTTTACAGATGAAGATTTAGTAAAAATAGAAAAAGAAATGAATAAGATAATAAAAGAAAATTATAAGTTTGAAAGACATGAATTTTCTAATAAAGAACTTATTGATAAATATACCAAAGAAAATGAAATATATAAGGTAGAAATAATAAATGGTTTAGAAGGTAATACTTCTAGTGCATATACACAGGGTGAATTTTTTGATTTATGTCGTGGAACTCATTTACCATCAACAGGTTATGTAAAAGCATTTAAACTTATGAGTCATGCTGGTGCATATTGGAGAGGTAAATCTGATAATAAAATGTTACAAAGAATTTATGGTGTAGCATTTACTACTAAAAAAGAATTAGAAGATTATTTGCATATGTTAGAAGAAGCAGAAAAAAGAGATCATAGAAAATTAGGTAAACAATTAGATTTATTTATGTTAGATGAACATGCTCCTGGATCACCATTTTTTATGCCAAAGGGTATGGACTTATTTTTAAGACTGCAAGAATTGTGGAGAAAAGAGCATATAAAAGCAGAGTATAAAGAAATTAGAACACCTATGATGTTAGATAAAGAATTGTGGGAAATCTCTGGACATTGGAAAAACTATAAAGAAAATATGTATACATCTGAAATTGATGAAAAAGCATATGCTATAAAGCCAATGAATTGTCCAGGAACTGTATTAGCATTTAAGAGTAGTTTAAGATCATATAAAGATTTGCCTTTAAAATTAGCAGAAATGGGTTATGTTCATAGACATGAATTTTCAGGTGCATTACATGGACTTATGAGAGTTAGAGCATTTACACAAGATGATACTCATATATTTTGTACAAAAGAACAAATAGAAGAACAAATTATAGAAATAATTAATTTATATGATAGATATTATACTTTATTTGGATTTGAGTATAATATAGAATTATCAACTAAACCTGAAAAAGCAATAGGTGAAGATAGTTTATGGGAATTAGCAGAAAATTCATTAATTAGTGCATTAAATGTTGCTGGTAAAGAATATAAGTTAAATCCAGGTGATGGTGCATTCTATGGACCTAAGATAGACTTTAAAATGAAAGATTCTATTGGTAGAATATGGCAAACAGGTACTATACAATTAGACTTTAATTTACCTAATAGATTTGAGGCAAAATATATAGGTTCAGATGGAGAAAAACATACACCCGTTATGATACATAGAGCTTTATATGGAAGTTTAGAAAGATTTATGGGTATATTAATAGAACATTATGCAGGAGCATTTCCAGTTTGGTTAGCACCAGTACAGGCAAGAATACTTACTATATCAAAAGATCAAACTAAGTATGCACAAGACTTGTATAATAGGCTAAAAGGTGAAGGATTTAAAGTTGAATTAGATATTAGAGATGAAAAAATAGGTTATAAGATAAGAGAAGCAAATGCAGATCAAAAAATACCTATACAATTAGTAATAGGTCAAAAAGAAGTAGATAATAATGAAGTCAATGTAAGAAGATTTGGTAGCATGAAGTCTAATAGCATGGGTGTAGAAGAATTTATAACTATGCTTACAAAAGAAGTAAATATAGAAATATAG
- the lgt gene encoding prolipoprotein diacylglyceryl transferase, producing MIPYLFKIGFFELRIYSLMYIIALFLAIYIAKRDDIAKKRGIDNLKNIEDFAFLEIFSGLIGARIYYVLLRWEVYASNPISAFKIWEGGLAIHGGIIGGIIGAFIFAKIKKYKFWVLTDMAVGPLILGQGLGRIGNFANGEIHGFPTFTPLNVILSGKFNEWWVYYNSLSIEARSKFNDLVPWGIVFPENTQAGIEFPNYALHPAMIYEMILNFITFYLIWFVFRKKEYKMGILTMIYLISYGIIRYAVSMFRAEDLYFLGIKAPYIISIVMIVTGILGIRIINKKSSK from the coding sequence ATGATACCGTATTTATTTAAAATAGGTTTTTTTGAACTAAGAATATATAGTTTAATGTATATAATAGCATTATTTTTAGCAATATATATTGCTAAACGAGATGATATAGCTAAAAAAAGAGGAATAGATAATTTAAAAAATATAGAAGATTTTGCTTTTCTTGAAATTTTTTCAGGTCTTATAGGAGCAAGAATATATTATGTACTTTTAAGATGGGAAGTATATGCTAGTAATCCTATTAGTGCATTTAAAATATGGGAAGGCGGACTTGCAATACATGGTGGAATTATAGGTGGAATTATAGGTGCTTTCATATTTGCGAAAATAAAAAAATATAAATTTTGGGTATTAACAGATATGGCAGTAGGACCATTAATACTAGGTCAAGGTTTAGGGAGAATAGGGAATTTTGCAAATGGTGAAATACATGGTTTTCCAACCTTTACTCCTCTTAATGTAATATTAAGTGGGAAATTTAATGAATGGTGGGTTTACTATAATTCACTTAGTATAGAAGCGAGGTCAAAATTTAATGATTTAGTTCCTTGGGGAATAGTTTTCCCTGAAAATACCCAAGCAGGTATAGAATTTCCTAATTATGCATTGCACCCAGCAATGATATATGAAATGATACTTAATTTTATTACATTTTATTTGATATGGTTCGTATTTAGAAAGAAAGAATATAAAATGGGTATATTAACCATGATTTATTTAATAAGTTATGGTATTATAAGATATGCTGTAAGTATGTTTAGAGCAGAAGATTTATATTTTTTAGGAATAAAAGCACCGTATATAATAAGTATTGTAATGATAGTAACGGGTATATTAGGAATAAGAATTATAAATAAAAAAAGTAGTAAATAA
- a CDS encoding D-alanyl-D-alanine carboxypeptidase family protein, giving the protein MKKYIIISLLFSFISFSSLECKVDEINNENYTEELSYLKIKDEKIYKSYLLADDKGEILIQDNIYDVLPIASLTKIMTAMVVLDNIENLNEKVKVDKYESKIPYGVRLKENSKYTIYELLNFMLIKSSNSSAQVLADGVSNDFPELMNKKAQEIGATSAHFCTPHGLPPKYTNTCVDEASASDIYLISKYAIENYPLIAEITSTKHKNIANKNLENTNDLLGDYPGIVGIKTGFHNLAGYNISILYENNDKKLYEVILGSDSSEYRSLISTTVLSKFGGNE; this is encoded by the coding sequence ATGAAAAAATATATAATTATATCTTTATTGTTTTCTTTTATTTCATTTTCAAGTTTAGAATGTAAAGTAGATGAAATAAATAATGAAAATTATACAGAAGAATTATCTTATTTAAAAATAAAAGATGAAAAAATATATAAATCATACTTATTAGCAGATGATAAAGGAGAAATTTTAATACAAGATAATATTTATGATGTACTACCTATAGCATCACTTACAAAAATAATGACAGCAATGGTAGTACTAGATAATATTGAAAATTTAAATGAAAAAGTTAAAGTTGATAAATATGAGAGTAAAATACCATATGGAGTACGACTTAAAGAAAATAGTAAATATACTATATATGAATTATTAAATTTTATGTTAATAAAATCAAGTAATTCATCAGCACAAGTATTAGCAGATGGTGTATCAAACGATTTTCCAGAATTAATGAATAAAAAAGCACAAGAAATTGGAGCAACAAGTGCCCACTTTTGTACACCACATGGTTTACCACCTAAATATACGAATACTTGTGTAGATGAGGCAAGTGCTAGTGATATTTATTTAATTTCAAAGTATGCTATTGAAAATTATCCTTTAATAGCAGAAATAACGTCAACGAAACATAAAAATATAGCAAATAAAAACTTGGAAAATACTAATGATTTATTAGGAGATTATCCTGGTATTGTTGGTATAAAGACAGGTTTTCATAATTTGGCAGGTTATAATATAAGTATATTATATGAAAATAATGATAAAAAATTATATGAAGTAATATTAGGTAGTGATAGTTCTGAATATAGAAGTTTAATATCGACTACCGTATTAAGTAAGTTTGGAGGTAATGAATGA